From Amycolatopsis sp. YIM 10, the proteins below share one genomic window:
- the msrA gene encoding peptide-methionine (S)-S-oxide reductase MsrA, giving the protein MSLPGRTEPLVTPEFHAVFTDRRIKPPFPAGLRTAVFGLGCFWGAERLFWQTSGVYSTAVGYAGGETPNPTYEEVCSGLTGHAEVVLVVFDPAQVSYEQLLKVFWEGHDPTQGMRQGNDVGTQYRSAAYYTNDAQRAEIEASRATFQSALTAAGHGAITTEVAPLGEFYYAEDYHQQYLHKVPNGYCGLGGTGVSCPTGLGAQS; this is encoded by the coding sequence ATGTCGCTTCCCGGCCGCACCGAACCCCTGGTCACCCCCGAATTCCACGCGGTGTTCACCGATCGCCGGATCAAGCCGCCGTTTCCCGCCGGGCTGCGCACCGCGGTGTTCGGCCTCGGCTGCTTCTGGGGCGCCGAGCGGTTGTTCTGGCAGACGTCCGGCGTGTACTCGACCGCCGTCGGCTACGCGGGCGGCGAGACCCCGAACCCGACGTACGAAGAGGTGTGCAGCGGCCTGACCGGGCACGCCGAAGTGGTGCTGGTGGTGTTCGACCCGGCCCAGGTTTCGTACGAGCAGCTGCTGAAGGTCTTCTGGGAGGGCCACGACCCGACGCAGGGCATGCGCCAGGGCAACGACGTCGGCACGCAGTACCGCTCGGCGGCCTACTACACGAACGACGCGCAGCGCGCCGAAATCGAGGCGTCGCGCGCGACCTTCCAGTCCGCCCTGACCGCGGCGGGCCACGGCGCGATCACCACCGAAGTCGCCCCGCTGGGCGAGTTCTACTACGCCGAGGACTACCACCAGCAATACCTGCACAAGGTTCCGAACGGCTACTGCGGCCTCGGCGGCACGGGTGTCTCCTGCCCGACCGGCCTCGGCGCCCAGAGCTGA